From one Maniola jurtina chromosome 5, ilManJurt1.1, whole genome shotgun sequence genomic stretch:
- the LOC123865240 gene encoding uncharacterized protein LOC123865240 isoform X2, translating to MMALNSPSGYPPLSPKPLTPKSPRHFIFPQKSPSITSSTSSSGYYTPQSGCSYDKHGPPKSPIAHGHRSPASPRHFHFPQVAESPCERTSPSHIDRSHHGLHYTTSLKHSRRENSRSPKPPPVHIHTNPGYVSPNRMRKLYGSTSTVGSPRLVTSPSIISSHTDDSTDAMPATPSAIVNDADDEATETSSRVCRKSTSDLTDLTEDTPQTRSTSISRPCSPMRRGSMKGGLAYLASRRGSRESTVSNCDSVEDIGPLNFQNTMRGRQRRTSNFLELPVVEHSRPRVCSLPEKPYNPRLSDDLYRLRTFSITTKGGVVNCGDSICNRRSRSNTSVNSTNSRASDRSPFDGSCCSGYRPVDSASLDTPDDDELDPIPKYRVVLLGDSGVGKTALVSQFMTSEYMNTYDASLDDEFGEKSVSVLLDGEESELIFIDHPSTEMSVENCLSTYEPHACVIVYSVVARSSFIRANELLSYLAREQFTVERTAVLVGNKADLARARQVSTNEGKALATSKDSKFIETSSGIQHNVDELLVGILKQIRLKESRDKKHAKKKQESKPSKLASSRTHISLSIARELLQKICINDISKSKSCENLHVL from the exons GCGTCACTTCATATTCCCTCAAAAGAGTCCTTCCATCACATCCAGTACATCTTCCTCGGGTTATTATACTCCACAATCCGGATGCAGTTACGATAAGCATGGTCCGCCAAAGAGTCCAATCGCTCACGGTCACCGCAGCCCAGCAAGTCCGCGGCACTTTCATTTCCCTCAAGTTGCAGAATCGCCCTGCGAACGCACCAGTCCCAGCCACATCGATCGATCGCACCACGGCCTTCACTACACCACATCTCTCAAACATAGTCGCCGCGAAAACTCCAGATCACCGAAGCCTCCTCCAGTGCATATCCATACAAACCCCGGCTACGTATCTCCTAATAGAATGAGGAAACTGTACGGTTCGACTTCCACAGTGGGTTCACCACGGCTGGTGACGTCTCCCAGCATTATATCGAGTCACACGGATGATTCTACGGATGCGATGCCTGCCACGCCGTCCGCTATCGTCAACGACGCGGACGACGAAGCGACCGAAACCTCTTCAAGGGTTTGCCGAAAATCCACATCAGACTTGACCGATTTAACGGAAGACACGCCTCAGACGCGATCGACGAGCATCAGTAGACCATGTTCCCCGATGCGAAGAGGTTCGATGAAGGGAGGGTTGGCATATTTGGCGAGTAGACGGGGCTCGCGAGAGTCAACGGTGTCCAATTGTGATTCAGTAGAAGACATTGGACCGCTCAATTTCCAAAATACGATGCGTGGTCGACAGAGAAGAACCTCAAATTTCTTGGAATTACCAG TCGTAGAACACTCAAGACCAAGAGTTTGCTCGTTACCAGAGAAACCCTACAACCCTCGATTATCAGATGACCTATACAGGCTAAGAACATTTTCCATCACCACCAAAGGCGGAGTGGTGAATTGCGGTGACTCCATCTGCAACCGCCGTAGCAGATCTAATACTTCTGTGAACTCTACTAACAGCAG AGCATCAGACAGATCGCCTTTCGACGGTTCGTGCTGCTCCGGCTATCGGCCAGTTGACTCCGCCAGCCTCGACACTCCTGACGACGATGAACTTGATCCG ATACCAAAATATCGAGTGGTACTATTGGGTGATTCCGGTGTCGGTAAAACTGCTCTCGTATCTCAATTCATGACGTCAGAGTACATGAACACTTACGACGCGAGTTTGG ATGATGAGTTCGGGGAGAAGTCAGTGTCAGTTTTGTTGGATGGTGAAGAATCCGAACTCATATTCATTGACCATCCAAGTACAGAAATGTCG GTGGAAAACTGCCTATCGACTTACGAGCCCCACGCCTGCGTGATTGTATACTCCGTGGTTGCCAGGAGCTCGTTTATCAGGGCTAATGAACTGTTATCCTACCTGGCAAGAGAGCAGTTCACAGTAGAACGGACAGCGGTTCTTGTGGGGAACAAAGCGGATCTAGCGAGGGCTAGGCAGGTCTCCACTAATG AGGGTAAAGCTTTGGCGACGTCGAAAGACAGCAAATTTATAGAGACCTCGTCCGGAATTCAGCACAATGTGGACGAACTGCTGGTTGGCATTTTGAAACAGATACGGCTGAAGGAAAGCCGAGATAAGAAACATGCAAAGAAAAAACAG GAATCTAAGCCTTCGAAGCTGGCCAGCTCTCGCACCCACATCTCACTCAGTATCGCACGGGAGCTCCTTCAGAAGATCTGCATTAACGACATATCTAAGTCTAAGTCCTGCGAAAATTTACACGTtctataa
- the LOC123865240 gene encoding uncharacterized protein LOC123865240 isoform X1 codes for MMALNSPSGYPPLSPKPLTPKSPRHFIFPQKSPSITSSTSSSGYYTPQSGCSYDKHGPPKSPIAHGHRSPASPRHFHFPQVAESPCERTSPSHIDRSHHGLHYTTSLKHSRRENSRSPKPPPVHIHTNPGYVSPNRMRKLYGSTSTVGSPRLVTSPSIISSHTDDSTDAMPATPSAIVNDADDEATETSSRVCRKSTSDLTDLTEDTPQTRSTSISRPCSPMRRGSMKGGLAYLASRRGSRESTVSNCDSVEDIGPLNFQNTMRGRQRRTSNFLELPVVEHSRPRVCSLPEKPYNPRLSDDLYRLRTFSITTKGGVVNCGDSICNRRSRSNTSVNSTNSRASDRSPFDGSCCSGYRPVDSASLDTPDDDELDPIPKYRVVLLGDSGVGKTALVSQFMTSEYMNTYDASLVKRDDEFGEKSVSVLLDGEESELIFIDHPSTEMSVENCLSTYEPHACVIVYSVVARSSFIRANELLSYLAREQFTVERTAVLVGNKADLARARQVSTNEGKALATSKDSKFIETSSGIQHNVDELLVGILKQIRLKESRDKKHAKKKQESKPSKLASSRTHISLSIARELLQKICINDISKSKSCENLHVL; via the exons GCGTCACTTCATATTCCCTCAAAAGAGTCCTTCCATCACATCCAGTACATCTTCCTCGGGTTATTATACTCCACAATCCGGATGCAGTTACGATAAGCATGGTCCGCCAAAGAGTCCAATCGCTCACGGTCACCGCAGCCCAGCAAGTCCGCGGCACTTTCATTTCCCTCAAGTTGCAGAATCGCCCTGCGAACGCACCAGTCCCAGCCACATCGATCGATCGCACCACGGCCTTCACTACACCACATCTCTCAAACATAGTCGCCGCGAAAACTCCAGATCACCGAAGCCTCCTCCAGTGCATATCCATACAAACCCCGGCTACGTATCTCCTAATAGAATGAGGAAACTGTACGGTTCGACTTCCACAGTGGGTTCACCACGGCTGGTGACGTCTCCCAGCATTATATCGAGTCACACGGATGATTCTACGGATGCGATGCCTGCCACGCCGTCCGCTATCGTCAACGACGCGGACGACGAAGCGACCGAAACCTCTTCAAGGGTTTGCCGAAAATCCACATCAGACTTGACCGATTTAACGGAAGACACGCCTCAGACGCGATCGACGAGCATCAGTAGACCATGTTCCCCGATGCGAAGAGGTTCGATGAAGGGAGGGTTGGCATATTTGGCGAGTAGACGGGGCTCGCGAGAGTCAACGGTGTCCAATTGTGATTCAGTAGAAGACATTGGACCGCTCAATTTCCAAAATACGATGCGTGGTCGACAGAGAAGAACCTCAAATTTCTTGGAATTACCAG TCGTAGAACACTCAAGACCAAGAGTTTGCTCGTTACCAGAGAAACCCTACAACCCTCGATTATCAGATGACCTATACAGGCTAAGAACATTTTCCATCACCACCAAAGGCGGAGTGGTGAATTGCGGTGACTCCATCTGCAACCGCCGTAGCAGATCTAATACTTCTGTGAACTCTACTAACAGCAG AGCATCAGACAGATCGCCTTTCGACGGTTCGTGCTGCTCCGGCTATCGGCCAGTTGACTCCGCCAGCCTCGACACTCCTGACGACGATGAACTTGATCCG ATACCAAAATATCGAGTGGTACTATTGGGTGATTCCGGTGTCGGTAAAACTGCTCTCGTATCTCAATTCATGACGTCAGAGTACATGAACACTTACGACGCGAGTTTGG TAAAACGCG ATGATGAGTTCGGGGAGAAGTCAGTGTCAGTTTTGTTGGATGGTGAAGAATCCGAACTCATATTCATTGACCATCCAAGTACAGAAATGTCG GTGGAAAACTGCCTATCGACTTACGAGCCCCACGCCTGCGTGATTGTATACTCCGTGGTTGCCAGGAGCTCGTTTATCAGGGCTAATGAACTGTTATCCTACCTGGCAAGAGAGCAGTTCACAGTAGAACGGACAGCGGTTCTTGTGGGGAACAAAGCGGATCTAGCGAGGGCTAGGCAGGTCTCCACTAATG AGGGTAAAGCTTTGGCGACGTCGAAAGACAGCAAATTTATAGAGACCTCGTCCGGAATTCAGCACAATGTGGACGAACTGCTGGTTGGCATTTTGAAACAGATACGGCTGAAGGAAAGCCGAGATAAGAAACATGCAAAGAAAAAACAG GAATCTAAGCCTTCGAAGCTGGCCAGCTCTCGCACCCACATCTCACTCAGTATCGCACGGGAGCTCCTTCAGAAGATCTGCATTAACGACATATCTAAGTCTAAGTCCTGCGAAAATTTACACGTtctataa